The following are from one region of the Oncorhynchus nerka isolate Pitt River linkage group LG8, Oner_Uvic_2.0, whole genome shotgun sequence genome:
- the LOC115116165 gene encoding uncharacterized protein LOC115116165 isoform X2, with the protein MIIDKEHRLSFCRTCFAFPFILFILVPHTISLGSCSSFTFSICWKISNNSLFGSWPEGHLWLNTTKLKSIWSEDTFSSLTVATTVEHKLTLHYGVMVRKWIFSIFPGSHSIEFRSIHKPDQQPINSTLEALELFSTNEVFACENSTLYLYQDPNFILMLGHTVRYPLKLESRSTSMLLVSWKEKMQPPAAPVPVHSVSLYHSEMKAYAALSVDSTHSNHYRFTALESCSSYAACVEVAGSHSLTCLSTITDPEVPRHFQVTTWNSSSVTVSWDCPDNRKFSFFLVTVLYLNGTNHVLEERSFRHTLDTFVFSQSDLPPCSRVKFGLQTVCQAGTEARHSRMVLIKGNTVHSEIENLWQTSSGPDNYTLSWVVRNTSSISMFRIYHQGVLHYTTLLTSHTVASLLPCSQYLARVEALCGDSVVMSAKTVLARTGPRGVSELRYRPEDSTALWIGGTGQGVAFQYQLSYDNGSTIQQGRLMEPLLPLLGLIEGALYALDVWEECDGEWSADPALVCFDGVNVSVNALVLPVASTLRPNEDQVLAFIVPWLMVLDPKTEPWAELKRIYEKLLEELLKEYPIKTRVELVAFKELEGESKTKITFQGFDASITDVDIPLPPGEQLDHIQSLQPPNITVKDRIIYWDDPDECATPDLNSCDANSFCVNTLKSYTCVCQHGFYDVGPAFIPPPTPASHPVCYEKGMFTQCLTRSMAGGIAKAFLIGYFGGDVTVVLNEGRCTMEESETLYHFHVLRKPSQCGTIRLVNRTHIEFRNTLTVTLSRERTITRRDLKVIWKCIYPRNYVRNTQINVDLEWITSHSVVEYNSSHQLGLAMTMYSDNSFSYGYRDSIALHLSDVLFFEVALLTNNTFASEVLLEVISCWATESPDPQDETKGFFLLDGCPVDSTFHWLSVNGVSQRSRFSIHMFTMPKELPIYMHCLARICSHDEDCTTNCTTQRLSKRSTARWDPYINVAVVVSAGPLMVTPEAAPETKLSNWDEALTMIYVVGGTMGVLMLTMLGVSATKAIMNYYERARPQ; encoded by the exons ATGATTATTGATAAAGAACACCGACTTTCCTTTTGCAGGACCTGTTTCGCGTTTCCATTTATATTGTTCATTCTTGTACCTCACACGATATCTCTCG GAAGCTGCAGTAGTTTTACTTTCTCCATATGTTGGAAAATCAGCAACAATTCCTTGTTTGGCAG TTGGCCAGAAGGACATTTATGGTTGAACACCACCAAATTGAAATCCATTTGGAGTGAGGACACATTTTCATCTTTGACAGTTGCCACTACTGTGGAACACAAATTGACTCTTCATTATGGTGTCATGGTTCGGAAGTGGATATTCTCCATCTTCCCAG GTTCACATTCCATTGAGTTCAGAAGTATACATAAACCTGACCAACAGCCCATCAATAGCACTCTG GAAGCCCTGGAGTTGTTCTCCACCAATGAGGTGTTTGCGTGTGAAAACAGCACTCTGTACCTCTATCAGGACCCAAACTTCATCCTCATGCTCG gTCACACTGTGCGCTACCCCTTGAAGCTGGAGTCCAGGAGTACCTCCATGTTATTGGTGTCCTGGAAAGAGAAGATGCAGCCCCCGGCTGCCCCTGTCCCCGTCCACTCTGTGTCCCTATACCACTCTGAGATGAAGGCCTACGCTGCCCTTAGTGTGGACAGtacccactctaaccactaccgcTTCACAGCCCTGGAATCCTGCAGTTCCTATGCTGcctgtgtggaggtggcaggcaGCCACTCGCTTACCTGTCTCTCCACTATCACAG ACCCAGAAGTCCCCAGACATTTCCAGGTGACGACGTGGAACAGCAGCAGTGTCACAGTGTCCTGGGACTGTCCCGACAATCGCAAGTTCTCCTTCTTCCTTGTCACGGTCCTCTACCTCAATGGCACCAACCATGTCCTGGAGGAGAGGTCCTTCAGGCACACACTGGACACCTTTGTGTTCTCTCAATCTGACCTGCCGCCCTGTAGCAGGGTGAAGTTTGGCCTGCAGACGGTGTGCCAGGCGGGCACGGAGGCTCGCCACAGCAGAATGGTCCTCATCAAAGGGAATACTG TCCACTCAGAAATCGAGAACCTGTGGCAGACCTCCTCGGGGCCGGACAACTACACCCTAAGCTGGGTGGTGAGGAACACTTCTTCTATCTCCATGTTCAGGATCTACCACCAGGGGGTGCTCCACTACACCACCCTGCTCACCAGCCACACGGTGGCCAGCCTTCTGCCCTGCAGCCAGTACTTGGCTAGAGTAGAGGCGCTGTGTGGAGACAGCGTGGTCATGAGCGCCAAGACGGTACTCGCTCGCACAG GACCCAGAGGTGTTTCAGAACTGCGCTACCGTCCTGAGGACTCTACAGCGCTGTGGATTGGTGGGACCGGACAGGGCGTGGCCTTTCAGTACCAGCTGTCTTATGACAATGGCTCGACCATCCAGCAAGGCCGGCTGATGGAGCCTTTGCTCCCCCTCCTGGGGCTCATTGAGGGTGCGCTCTATGCCCTGGACGTGTGGGAAGAGTGTGACGGCGAGTGGAGCGCCGACCCGGCCCTGGTGTGTTTCGATGGAGTCAACGTTTCCGTCAACGCCCTCGTGCTGCCGGTGGCGTCCACCCTGAGGCCGAATGAAGACCAAG TTCTAGCCTTTATTGTGCCTTGGTTAATGGTGTTGGACCCAAAGACTGAGCCCTGGGCTGAGCTGAAGCGCATCTACGAAAAACTA CTGGAGGAGCTTTTGAAAGAGTACCCAATTAAGACCAGGGTGGAGTTGGTTGCATTCAAGGAGCTGGAAGGCGAATCCAAAACTAAGATTACCTTTCAAGGCTTTGACGCTTCCATAACCGACGTAGACATACCGCTACCACCTGGCGAGCAGCTGGACCATATCCAGTCCCTCCAGCCGCCCAATATCACAGTCAAGGACAGGATCATCTACTGGGATG ACCCAGATGAGTGTGCGACGCCTGACCTGAACAGCTGTGACGCCAACTCTTTTTGCGTCAACACTCTGAAATCCTACACCTGTGTGTGTCAACATGGCTTCTATGACGTTGGGCCCGCCTTCATTCCCCCTCCTACCCCTGCCTCACATCCTGTCTGTTATG AAAAAGGGATGTTCACCCAGTGCCTGACGAGATCGATGGCCGGAGGTATCGCCAAAGCCTTCCTGATTGGCTACTTTGGTGGCGACGTGACGGTTGTCTTGAATGAAGGCCGTTGTACCATGGAGGAGAGCGAGACGCTCTACCACTTCCACGTGTTGCGCAAACCCTCGCAGTGTGGAACGATACGGCTG gtgaacaGAACACACATCGAGTTCCGGAACACTCTGACAGTGACCTTGAGCAGAGAGAGGACCATCACACGAAGAGATCTCAAGGTTATCTGGAAGTGCATCTACCCCCGGAACTATGTCCGCAACACCCAGATAAACGTAGATCTGGAGTG gATCACCTCCCACTCTGTGGTGGAGTACAACTCCTCCCATCAGCTGGGGCTGGCCATGACCATGTACAGCGACAACTCCTTCTCCTACGGCTACAGAGACTCCATCGCCCTCCACCTCAGCGATGTACTCTTCTTCGAGGTGGCCCTCCTGACAAACAACACGTTCGCCTCGGAGGTCCTGCTAGAAGTGATTTCCTGCTGGGCCACAGAGAGCCCGGATCCACAGGATGAAACCAAGGGCTTCTTTCTCCTAGATGG CTGCCCTGTTGACAGCACCTTTCATTGGCTCTCTGTGAACGGTGTGTCACAGAGGAGCAGATTCTCCATTCACATGTTCACTATGCCCAAGGAGTTACCCATCTACATGCACTGCCTGGCCCGGATATGCAGTCACGATGAGGACTGTACTACG AACTGTACCACCCAGAGACTTTCAAAGAGATCAACAGCTAGATGGGATCCATACATCAATGTAGCTGTGGTCGTGTCTGCAGGACCACTGATGGTCACCCCCGAGGCGGCACCAGAGACCAAACTCTCCAACT GGGATGAGGCTTTGACAATGATCTACGTCGTGGGAGGAACCATGGGCGTCTTGATGTTGACGATGCTTGGTGTGAGCGCAACAAAGGCTATAATGAATTATTATGAGAGAGCAAGGCCTCAATAA
- the LOC115116165 gene encoding uncharacterized protein LOC115116165 isoform X3 — protein MTCFAFPFILFILVPHTISLGSCSSFTFSICWKISNNSLFGSWPEGHLWLNTTKLKSIWSEDTFSSLTVATTVEHKLTLHYGVMVRKWIFSIFPGSHSIEFRSIHKPDQQPINSTLEALELFSTNEVFACENSTLYLYQDPNFILMLGHTVRYPLKLESRSTSMLLVSWKEKMQPPAAPVPVHSVSLYHSEMKAYAALSVDSTHSNHYRFTALESCSSYAACVEVAGSHSLTCLSTITDPEVPRHFQVTTWNSSSVTVSWDCPDNRKFSFFLVTVLYLNGTNHVLEERSFRHTLDTFVFSQSDLPPCSRVKFGLQTVCQAGTEARHSRMVLIKGNTVHSEIENLWQTSSGPDNYTLSWVVRNTSSISMFRIYHQGVLHYTTLLTSHTVASLLPCSQYLARVEALCGDSVVMSAKTVLARTGPRGVSELRYRPEDSTALWIGGTGQGVAFQYQLSYDNGSTIQQGRLMEPLLPLLGLIEGALYALDVWEECDGEWSADPALVCFDGVNVSVNALVLPVASTLRPNEDQVLAFIVPWLMVLDPKTEPWAELKRIYEKLLEELLKEYPIKTRVELVAFKELEGESKTKITFQGFDASITDVDIPLPPGEQLDHIQSLQPPNITVKDRIIYWDDPDECATPDLNSCDANSFCVNTLKSYTCVCQHGFYDVGPAFIPPPTPASHPVCYEKGMFTQCLTRSMAGGIAKAFLIGYFGGDVTVVLNEGRCTMEESETLYHFHVLRKPSQCGTIRLVNRTHIEFRNTLTVTLSRERTITRRDLKVIWKCIYPRNYVRNTQINVDLEWITSHSVVEYNSSHQLGLAMTMYSDNSFSYGYRDSIALHLSDVLFFEVALLTNNTFASEVLLEVISCWATESPDPQDETKGFFLLDGCPVDSTFHWLSVNGVSQRSRFSIHMFTMPKELPIYMHCLARICSHDEDCTTNCTTQRLSKRSTARWDPYINVAVVVSAGPLMVTPEAAPETKLSNSGDEALTMIYVVGGTMGVLMLTMLGVSATKAIMNYYERARPQ, from the exons AT GACCTGTTTCGCGTTTCCATTTATATTGTTCATTCTTGTACCTCACACGATATCTCTCG GAAGCTGCAGTAGTTTTACTTTCTCCATATGTTGGAAAATCAGCAACAATTCCTTGTTTGGCAG TTGGCCAGAAGGACATTTATGGTTGAACACCACCAAATTGAAATCCATTTGGAGTGAGGACACATTTTCATCTTTGACAGTTGCCACTACTGTGGAACACAAATTGACTCTTCATTATGGTGTCATGGTTCGGAAGTGGATATTCTCCATCTTCCCAG GTTCACATTCCATTGAGTTCAGAAGTATACATAAACCTGACCAACAGCCCATCAATAGCACTCTG GAAGCCCTGGAGTTGTTCTCCACCAATGAGGTGTTTGCGTGTGAAAACAGCACTCTGTACCTCTATCAGGACCCAAACTTCATCCTCATGCTCG gTCACACTGTGCGCTACCCCTTGAAGCTGGAGTCCAGGAGTACCTCCATGTTATTGGTGTCCTGGAAAGAGAAGATGCAGCCCCCGGCTGCCCCTGTCCCCGTCCACTCTGTGTCCCTATACCACTCTGAGATGAAGGCCTACGCTGCCCTTAGTGTGGACAGtacccactctaaccactaccgcTTCACAGCCCTGGAATCCTGCAGTTCCTATGCTGcctgtgtggaggtggcaggcaGCCACTCGCTTACCTGTCTCTCCACTATCACAG ACCCAGAAGTCCCCAGACATTTCCAGGTGACGACGTGGAACAGCAGCAGTGTCACAGTGTCCTGGGACTGTCCCGACAATCGCAAGTTCTCCTTCTTCCTTGTCACGGTCCTCTACCTCAATGGCACCAACCATGTCCTGGAGGAGAGGTCCTTCAGGCACACACTGGACACCTTTGTGTTCTCTCAATCTGACCTGCCGCCCTGTAGCAGGGTGAAGTTTGGCCTGCAGACGGTGTGCCAGGCGGGCACGGAGGCTCGCCACAGCAGAATGGTCCTCATCAAAGGGAATACTG TCCACTCAGAAATCGAGAACCTGTGGCAGACCTCCTCGGGGCCGGACAACTACACCCTAAGCTGGGTGGTGAGGAACACTTCTTCTATCTCCATGTTCAGGATCTACCACCAGGGGGTGCTCCACTACACCACCCTGCTCACCAGCCACACGGTGGCCAGCCTTCTGCCCTGCAGCCAGTACTTGGCTAGAGTAGAGGCGCTGTGTGGAGACAGCGTGGTCATGAGCGCCAAGACGGTACTCGCTCGCACAG GACCCAGAGGTGTTTCAGAACTGCGCTACCGTCCTGAGGACTCTACAGCGCTGTGGATTGGTGGGACCGGACAGGGCGTGGCCTTTCAGTACCAGCTGTCTTATGACAATGGCTCGACCATCCAGCAAGGCCGGCTGATGGAGCCTTTGCTCCCCCTCCTGGGGCTCATTGAGGGTGCGCTCTATGCCCTGGACGTGTGGGAAGAGTGTGACGGCGAGTGGAGCGCCGACCCGGCCCTGGTGTGTTTCGATGGAGTCAACGTTTCCGTCAACGCCCTCGTGCTGCCGGTGGCGTCCACCCTGAGGCCGAATGAAGACCAAG TTCTAGCCTTTATTGTGCCTTGGTTAATGGTGTTGGACCCAAAGACTGAGCCCTGGGCTGAGCTGAAGCGCATCTACGAAAAACTA CTGGAGGAGCTTTTGAAAGAGTACCCAATTAAGACCAGGGTGGAGTTGGTTGCATTCAAGGAGCTGGAAGGCGAATCCAAAACTAAGATTACCTTTCAAGGCTTTGACGCTTCCATAACCGACGTAGACATACCGCTACCACCTGGCGAGCAGCTGGACCATATCCAGTCCCTCCAGCCGCCCAATATCACAGTCAAGGACAGGATCATCTACTGGGATG ACCCAGATGAGTGTGCGACGCCTGACCTGAACAGCTGTGACGCCAACTCTTTTTGCGTCAACACTCTGAAATCCTACACCTGTGTGTGTCAACATGGCTTCTATGACGTTGGGCCCGCCTTCATTCCCCCTCCTACCCCTGCCTCACATCCTGTCTGTTATG AAAAAGGGATGTTCACCCAGTGCCTGACGAGATCGATGGCCGGAGGTATCGCCAAAGCCTTCCTGATTGGCTACTTTGGTGGCGACGTGACGGTTGTCTTGAATGAAGGCCGTTGTACCATGGAGGAGAGCGAGACGCTCTACCACTTCCACGTGTTGCGCAAACCCTCGCAGTGTGGAACGATACGGCTG gtgaacaGAACACACATCGAGTTCCGGAACACTCTGACAGTGACCTTGAGCAGAGAGAGGACCATCACACGAAGAGATCTCAAGGTTATCTGGAAGTGCATCTACCCCCGGAACTATGTCCGCAACACCCAGATAAACGTAGATCTGGAGTG gATCACCTCCCACTCTGTGGTGGAGTACAACTCCTCCCATCAGCTGGGGCTGGCCATGACCATGTACAGCGACAACTCCTTCTCCTACGGCTACAGAGACTCCATCGCCCTCCACCTCAGCGATGTACTCTTCTTCGAGGTGGCCCTCCTGACAAACAACACGTTCGCCTCGGAGGTCCTGCTAGAAGTGATTTCCTGCTGGGCCACAGAGAGCCCGGATCCACAGGATGAAACCAAGGGCTTCTTTCTCCTAGATGG CTGCCCTGTTGACAGCACCTTTCATTGGCTCTCTGTGAACGGTGTGTCACAGAGGAGCAGATTCTCCATTCACATGTTCACTATGCCCAAGGAGTTACCCATCTACATGCACTGCCTGGCCCGGATATGCAGTCACGATGAGGACTGTACTACG AACTGTACCACCCAGAGACTTTCAAAGAGATCAACAGCTAGATGGGATCCATACATCAATGTAGCTGTGGTCGTGTCTGCAGGACCACTGATGGTCACCCCCGAGGCGGCACCAGAGACCAAACTCTCCAACT CAGGGGATGAGGCTTTGACAATGATCTACGTCGTGGGAGGAACCATGGGCGTCTTGATGTTGACGATGCTTGGTGTGAGCGCAACAAAGGCTATAATGAATTATTATGAGAGAGCAAGGCCTCAATAA
- the LOC115116165 gene encoding uncharacterized protein LOC115116165 isoform X1 has protein sequence MIIDKEHRLSFCRTCFAFPFILFILVPHTISLGSCSSFTFSICWKISNNSLFGSWPEGHLWLNTTKLKSIWSEDTFSSLTVATTVEHKLTLHYGVMVRKWIFSIFPGSHSIEFRSIHKPDQQPINSTLEALELFSTNEVFACENSTLYLYQDPNFILMLGHTVRYPLKLESRSTSMLLVSWKEKMQPPAAPVPVHSVSLYHSEMKAYAALSVDSTHSNHYRFTALESCSSYAACVEVAGSHSLTCLSTITDPEVPRHFQVTTWNSSSVTVSWDCPDNRKFSFFLVTVLYLNGTNHVLEERSFRHTLDTFVFSQSDLPPCSRVKFGLQTVCQAGTEARHSRMVLIKGNTVHSEIENLWQTSSGPDNYTLSWVVRNTSSISMFRIYHQGVLHYTTLLTSHTVASLLPCSQYLARVEALCGDSVVMSAKTVLARTGPRGVSELRYRPEDSTALWIGGTGQGVAFQYQLSYDNGSTIQQGRLMEPLLPLLGLIEGALYALDVWEECDGEWSADPALVCFDGVNVSVNALVLPVASTLRPNEDQVLAFIVPWLMVLDPKTEPWAELKRIYEKLLEELLKEYPIKTRVELVAFKELEGESKTKITFQGFDASITDVDIPLPPGEQLDHIQSLQPPNITVKDRIIYWDDPDECATPDLNSCDANSFCVNTLKSYTCVCQHGFYDVGPAFIPPPTPASHPVCYEKGMFTQCLTRSMAGGIAKAFLIGYFGGDVTVVLNEGRCTMEESETLYHFHVLRKPSQCGTIRLVNRTHIEFRNTLTVTLSRERTITRRDLKVIWKCIYPRNYVRNTQINVDLEWITSHSVVEYNSSHQLGLAMTMYSDNSFSYGYRDSIALHLSDVLFFEVALLTNNTFASEVLLEVISCWATESPDPQDETKGFFLLDGCPVDSTFHWLSVNGVSQRSRFSIHMFTMPKELPIYMHCLARICSHDEDCTTNCTTQRLSKRSTARWDPYINVAVVVSAGPLMVTPEAAPETKLSNSGDEALTMIYVVGGTMGVLMLTMLGVSATKAIMNYYERARPQ, from the exons ATGATTATTGATAAAGAACACCGACTTTCCTTTTGCAGGACCTGTTTCGCGTTTCCATTTATATTGTTCATTCTTGTACCTCACACGATATCTCTCG GAAGCTGCAGTAGTTTTACTTTCTCCATATGTTGGAAAATCAGCAACAATTCCTTGTTTGGCAG TTGGCCAGAAGGACATTTATGGTTGAACACCACCAAATTGAAATCCATTTGGAGTGAGGACACATTTTCATCTTTGACAGTTGCCACTACTGTGGAACACAAATTGACTCTTCATTATGGTGTCATGGTTCGGAAGTGGATATTCTCCATCTTCCCAG GTTCACATTCCATTGAGTTCAGAAGTATACATAAACCTGACCAACAGCCCATCAATAGCACTCTG GAAGCCCTGGAGTTGTTCTCCACCAATGAGGTGTTTGCGTGTGAAAACAGCACTCTGTACCTCTATCAGGACCCAAACTTCATCCTCATGCTCG gTCACACTGTGCGCTACCCCTTGAAGCTGGAGTCCAGGAGTACCTCCATGTTATTGGTGTCCTGGAAAGAGAAGATGCAGCCCCCGGCTGCCCCTGTCCCCGTCCACTCTGTGTCCCTATACCACTCTGAGATGAAGGCCTACGCTGCCCTTAGTGTGGACAGtacccactctaaccactaccgcTTCACAGCCCTGGAATCCTGCAGTTCCTATGCTGcctgtgtggaggtggcaggcaGCCACTCGCTTACCTGTCTCTCCACTATCACAG ACCCAGAAGTCCCCAGACATTTCCAGGTGACGACGTGGAACAGCAGCAGTGTCACAGTGTCCTGGGACTGTCCCGACAATCGCAAGTTCTCCTTCTTCCTTGTCACGGTCCTCTACCTCAATGGCACCAACCATGTCCTGGAGGAGAGGTCCTTCAGGCACACACTGGACACCTTTGTGTTCTCTCAATCTGACCTGCCGCCCTGTAGCAGGGTGAAGTTTGGCCTGCAGACGGTGTGCCAGGCGGGCACGGAGGCTCGCCACAGCAGAATGGTCCTCATCAAAGGGAATACTG TCCACTCAGAAATCGAGAACCTGTGGCAGACCTCCTCGGGGCCGGACAACTACACCCTAAGCTGGGTGGTGAGGAACACTTCTTCTATCTCCATGTTCAGGATCTACCACCAGGGGGTGCTCCACTACACCACCCTGCTCACCAGCCACACGGTGGCCAGCCTTCTGCCCTGCAGCCAGTACTTGGCTAGAGTAGAGGCGCTGTGTGGAGACAGCGTGGTCATGAGCGCCAAGACGGTACTCGCTCGCACAG GACCCAGAGGTGTTTCAGAACTGCGCTACCGTCCTGAGGACTCTACAGCGCTGTGGATTGGTGGGACCGGACAGGGCGTGGCCTTTCAGTACCAGCTGTCTTATGACAATGGCTCGACCATCCAGCAAGGCCGGCTGATGGAGCCTTTGCTCCCCCTCCTGGGGCTCATTGAGGGTGCGCTCTATGCCCTGGACGTGTGGGAAGAGTGTGACGGCGAGTGGAGCGCCGACCCGGCCCTGGTGTGTTTCGATGGAGTCAACGTTTCCGTCAACGCCCTCGTGCTGCCGGTGGCGTCCACCCTGAGGCCGAATGAAGACCAAG TTCTAGCCTTTATTGTGCCTTGGTTAATGGTGTTGGACCCAAAGACTGAGCCCTGGGCTGAGCTGAAGCGCATCTACGAAAAACTA CTGGAGGAGCTTTTGAAAGAGTACCCAATTAAGACCAGGGTGGAGTTGGTTGCATTCAAGGAGCTGGAAGGCGAATCCAAAACTAAGATTACCTTTCAAGGCTTTGACGCTTCCATAACCGACGTAGACATACCGCTACCACCTGGCGAGCAGCTGGACCATATCCAGTCCCTCCAGCCGCCCAATATCACAGTCAAGGACAGGATCATCTACTGGGATG ACCCAGATGAGTGTGCGACGCCTGACCTGAACAGCTGTGACGCCAACTCTTTTTGCGTCAACACTCTGAAATCCTACACCTGTGTGTGTCAACATGGCTTCTATGACGTTGGGCCCGCCTTCATTCCCCCTCCTACCCCTGCCTCACATCCTGTCTGTTATG AAAAAGGGATGTTCACCCAGTGCCTGACGAGATCGATGGCCGGAGGTATCGCCAAAGCCTTCCTGATTGGCTACTTTGGTGGCGACGTGACGGTTGTCTTGAATGAAGGCCGTTGTACCATGGAGGAGAGCGAGACGCTCTACCACTTCCACGTGTTGCGCAAACCCTCGCAGTGTGGAACGATACGGCTG gtgaacaGAACACACATCGAGTTCCGGAACACTCTGACAGTGACCTTGAGCAGAGAGAGGACCATCACACGAAGAGATCTCAAGGTTATCTGGAAGTGCATCTACCCCCGGAACTATGTCCGCAACACCCAGATAAACGTAGATCTGGAGTG gATCACCTCCCACTCTGTGGTGGAGTACAACTCCTCCCATCAGCTGGGGCTGGCCATGACCATGTACAGCGACAACTCCTTCTCCTACGGCTACAGAGACTCCATCGCCCTCCACCTCAGCGATGTACTCTTCTTCGAGGTGGCCCTCCTGACAAACAACACGTTCGCCTCGGAGGTCCTGCTAGAAGTGATTTCCTGCTGGGCCACAGAGAGCCCGGATCCACAGGATGAAACCAAGGGCTTCTTTCTCCTAGATGG CTGCCCTGTTGACAGCACCTTTCATTGGCTCTCTGTGAACGGTGTGTCACAGAGGAGCAGATTCTCCATTCACATGTTCACTATGCCCAAGGAGTTACCCATCTACATGCACTGCCTGGCCCGGATATGCAGTCACGATGAGGACTGTACTACG AACTGTACCACCCAGAGACTTTCAAAGAGATCAACAGCTAGATGGGATCCATACATCAATGTAGCTGTGGTCGTGTCTGCAGGACCACTGATGGTCACCCCCGAGGCGGCACCAGAGACCAAACTCTCCAACT CAGGGGATGAGGCTTTGACAATGATCTACGTCGTGGGAGGAACCATGGGCGTCTTGATGTTGACGATGCTTGGTGTGAGCGCAACAAAGGCTATAATGAATTATTATGAGAGAGCAAGGCCTCAATAA